In one Streptomyces sp. T12 genomic region, the following are encoded:
- a CDS encoding peptidoglycan-binding domain-containing protein gives MRALTRTVVSVTAAVGIAAGSLAGAGTAFADTAQTTKPAVSAQDISVLAVNNLGLSSQQAKNTQCFLRTAPARYTGAIDGLLGTESWKAMQRWLKEYWRYNDSIDGIVGPNTIMALQRMLAHGWDYNGDIDGIAGSGTKSAFKRFANEMSVFYPC, from the coding sequence ATGCGAGCTCTGACGAGGACAGTCGTCAGCGTCACCGCGGCCGTCGGAATCGCCGCCGGAAGCCTGGCGGGTGCGGGCACCGCCTTCGCGGACACCGCACAGACCACGAAGCCGGCGGTGAGCGCCCAGGACATCTCCGTCCTCGCGGTGAACAACCTCGGCCTGAGCAGCCAGCAGGCCAAGAACACCCAGTGTTTCCTCAGGACGGCCCCCGCGCGCTACACCGGTGCCATCGACGGACTGCTGGGCACCGAGAGCTGGAAGGCGATGCAGCGCTGGCTCAAGGAGTACTGGCGCTACAACGACAGCATCGACGGAATCGTCGGACCCAACACCATCATGGCGCTCCAGCGCATGCTGGCACACGGCTGGGACTACAACGGCGACATCGACGGGATCGCCGGATCGGGCACCAAGAGCGCCTTCAAGCGGTTCGCCAACGAGATGAGCGTCTTCTACCCCTGCTGA
- a CDS encoding peptidoglycan-binding protein: protein MSRWAVLPAELDPRVRQLVVRLRRLKDHSGLSLRQLAARTGYSPKSWERYLGGRSLPPREAVEALARVVGEDPTRLLALHEVATEVWGNRRADTVTAKAPAPHAATAEPEILSAEATEATEATEAAEATARRSPGRSLRVALVSGAVALVLAVSTAVFLVVRLARGEQERPTAPLAATAASAAASASQSASQSAPAYTCRVERIDGRWYAGNSRTQDAILANGHAGPEVAEAQCLLRRAGISPGGIDGIFGPVTERAVKQVQKRAGLVVDGIVGPHTWKALRG, encoded by the coding sequence ATGTCGCGTTGGGCAGTGCTGCCCGCGGAACTGGATCCGCGCGTGCGGCAGTTGGTGGTGCGGCTGCGCCGCCTGAAGGATCACAGCGGGCTGAGCCTGCGGCAGCTCGCGGCGAGGACGGGGTACAGCCCGAAGTCGTGGGAACGGTATCTGGGCGGCAGGTCGCTGCCGCCCCGGGAGGCCGTCGAGGCGCTGGCCCGGGTGGTGGGTGAGGATCCGACGCGCTTACTGGCGTTGCACGAGGTCGCCACGGAGGTGTGGGGGAACAGGCGCGCCGACACCGTCACGGCAAAGGCGCCCGCACCGCACGCGGCGACGGCAGAGCCGGAGATCCTCTCCGCCGAGGCCACCGAGGCCACCGAGGCCACCGAGGCCGCTGAAGCCACCGCGAGACGGTCGCCCGGCCGGTCCCTGCGCGTCGCGCTGGTGTCGGGGGCCGTGGCGCTGGTGCTGGCCGTCTCCACGGCCGTCTTCCTCGTCGTACGACTGGCCCGCGGCGAGCAGGAACGACCGACGGCTCCCCTCGCCGCGACCGCCGCGTCGGCAGCCGCGTCGGCCTCGCAGTCGGCCTCGCAGTCGGCACCCGCGTACACCTGCCGCGTCGAGCGGATCGACGGCCGCTGGTACGCGGGCAACAGCCGCACTCAGGACGCCATCCTGGCGAACGGCCACGCCGGGCCGGAGGTGGCCGAGGCGCAGTGTCTGCTGCGCAGGGCGGGCATCTCGCCGGGCGGCATCGACGGGATCTTCGGTCCGGTGACGGAGCGCGCGGTCAAGCAGGTGCAGAAGCGGGCGGGGCTGGTCGTGGACGGCATCGTCGGGCCGCACACCTGGAAGGCCCTACGGGGATGA